The following DNA comes from Immundisolibacter sp..
AAAATAAAAGCCGAAGTTTTCCGTTCTACGCGATTGCCATGCAGATTTTTTCTGCGTATGGTACCGCCCCTCGTAGTGCTCCGGGTCAGAACCCGGTGACGGCAGGGATAGAATCCGAGGCAGAAGGAGGAGCCTGAATGCAGATACGTGCCGCTGTTGTTCGCGAGCCAAAGGGGCAGTTCACGGTAGAAACCGTGGACCTGGCAGAGCCCGCTGACGACCAGATTTTGGTGCGCATCGTGGCCGCCGGCATGTGCCACACCGATCTGTCGATTCGAGACCAGCTCTACCCCGCGCCTTTACCCATGGTTCTGGGCCACGAAGGTTCCGGCGTGGTCGAGAAAGTCGGCCGCAACGTGCGCAAGGTGGTGCCCGGTGACCACGTCGTGCTGACCTTTTATAGCTGCGGCCTGTGCGAAAACTGCCTTGCCCACCAGCCGCTGTCCTGTCTGAACGCCTT
Coding sequences within:
- a CDS encoding alcohol dehydrogenase catalytic domain-containing protein, with the protein product MQIRAAVVREPKGQFTVETVDLAEPADDQILVRIVAAGMCHTDLSIRDQLYPAPLPMVLGHEGSGVVEKVGRNVRKVVPGDHVVLTFYSCGLCENCLAHQPLSCLNAFGMNFGGRTPDGKCTIHNHDEEIGCSFFGQSSFAGYALSYERNTIKVTKDVPLDILGP